In Lacinutrix sp. Bg11-31, the DNA window GCAATTTTCTCTAAACGTTTGCTTGCTCCTTTAAAGGTTGAAATGGCTTCGTAGAAATCGTCTTCATCGATTCCCATGTGTTGGCAAATCCATTTTGCTCCTGCAAGGTTATTAAGATTATGTTTTCCAAAAACTTCTATTGGCAAAGGACCTTCTGGAGTTTCTAAAAGTGTTTCTCCATTTTCGACTGTATATTCTGGAGTTTTGTAAGCTAATTTTCTAATTTGGTTTTCGCTGGCTTCCACCACTCTTTTAACCTCAGCATCTTCTATGTTATAATTAATGCTTCCGCCTTGTACTATAGAATCCACAAAAATGCTAAACTGCTCTACATAATTCTCGTATGTTGGAAACACATTAATGTGATCCCAAGCAATACCGCTTAAAAGCGCAATATTTGGTTTGTAGAGATGAAATTTTGGTCGCCTGTCTATTGGTGAACTTAAATACTCGTCGCCTTCTAGCACAATAAAATCGTTGTCTTCGGTTAATTTTACCATAACATCGAAACCTTCTAGTTGTGCACCAACCATATAATCGACATCGCGATCATGATAATGCATAACATGCAAAATCATAGAGGTTATTGTTGTTTTTCCATGGCTTCCACCAATAACAACTCTGGTTTTATGTTTAGATTGTTCGTACAAAAACTCTGGGTAACTATAAATTTTTAAGCCTAGTTCTTGTGCTTTTAACAACTCTGGATTATCCTTTTTAGCATGCATTCCTAAAACAATAGCATCTAAACTAGCTGTTATTTTCTCTGGAAACCATCCAAAAACTTCAGGCAATAAACCTTTAGCTTCTAATCGAGATTTCGAAGGTTCGAAAATGGTATCGTCACTTCCAGTTACTTGGTATCCTTTGTTATGTAATGCTAATGCGAGATTGTGCATGGCACTACCTCCAATGGCTATAAAATGTACGTTCATAGAGTTGTCTTAGAATAAAAAGTAAATATAAGTATTGGTTTTAATTCTGACACGAATTTCACTAGTTTTCACTGATAATAAAATAACACGTCATTGTGAGGACAAAGGACGTGGCAATCTCTTAAATTGAAAGTAAATCATTCTAATTAACAGATTGCCACGCTTTTTTTCTATTGAAAAGGCTCGTAATGACATGTCAGGATTTCTGCGTTAGGGATGGAACAATTGTTGGAGCTCATCTATGATAGCGACTTGTGAAAGCCCGACCTTTAAGTAACGCCCAAAAATTAAAGATTATTTATAGCTTCTTTTTCTTCTTTAAAAACATCAATTTTTGGCAAATCTGCAATCGCTTTATTAATCCAAATAAAAGCTTCGGCCTTATCCTTTTTGTGTCTATAAATTTTTGCTAACCTGTAATAAGCCCAAGCTTTTGGAACTCCATCTCTAGCACTATAATTATCGATATATACTTTTAGGCAAAACTCACCTTTTTCTAACTGCACATTATAATCTGAGCACACTTTACCTATTTGATAATGCATTGCATTGCGATTATGCTTTACATGTGCTGCCTCAAGATTGGCAATGGCTTCTATAGATTTCCCTTCTTTTTCGTAGAGCTTCGTCAACTTATCGTAACAGGTAATAGAGCCACCTTCTTTTATGGCTTTTTTGTAGAATTCCTCGGCAAGTTCTGGTTCGTCGTCATACTCATAAATATAACCTTTAGCCAAATAACCATCTACTTTAGAAAGTGCTTCGAGCTCGTTTGCATACTTAAAACTTTTACTTTTACTACCTCCAATAATGCCTGGCAATTGCATATATAATTCTACTAAAGCCCAACGTGCATCTATGTGCTTTGGATCGAGTTCGGCAGCTTTTAAAAAAGCGCTTTTTACGTCTCCAATAATCCCTAAAGCTTTTAGTTTACTAATGGTTAAGGCTTTCATACCTAAAGCACCTCCATATTTGTATTGAAAACTCGCTTCGGTTGGCTTCCCTTCCACTAACTGCTTATACTGTTTTATGGCTTCGTCCCATTTTTTTTGGTGACCATAGGCATCACCTAATAATTCGGTAGCTTTTAAGTCGTTTGGGTTTGCTTTTATATATGAAGTTAGGATTGTTTCGGCATGAGAGAATTTTTTGCTTACAATTAATGTTTCAGCATCAAGAAGGCTTGTTTGCCCTATTAAAAACAGAGGTGAAAACAATAATAAAAATAATACGCTTTTCATAATTTATAAGTTACTGCAAAAATAATAATCAATTGGTATTGTTTTTGATTTTAAGTTGAAAATAAAAGCTTTACTTTTAAAACGACTTAGTTTACTCATTCAAACGCTAGTGTTACGCATTTAGTGTTTTGTAAATGAAGCTTTGCAATTATATTGCTTTAAAAATGTATAATAATGAACAAATTACTTACCATATTAATGATTATTCTCTTTGCCAATACTTCTTTCTCACAAAACAACAACTATTCCAAATTATGGAATGATGTTGAAAATTTTGAAGTTGAAGGTTTGCCAAAATCGGCATTAAAGGCTTTAGAAAAAATTGAAGTTAAGGCTAAAGCCGAAAATAATTCGCCACAACTTATTAAAATAATGCTGTTTAAAAGTAAATTTATGCTAACGCTTGAAGAAGATGCACAGCTTAATATTATTGATGCTTTTAAAGCTGAAATTAAAATAAGTAAAGCACCTACTAAAAATGTTTTAGAGAATGTTTTAGCAACTTTGTACTGGCAATATTTTCAACAAAACAGATGGAAATTTTATAACAGAACAAAAACAAACGATAAAGTAGATACTATAGATTTTAGAACATGGGATTTAGAAACTTTGTTTGAAGAGGTACACTTGCACTATAAGAACTCGCTTGATAACGGATTGATTTTACAACAAACCAATTTAAAGGATTTTGATGTTATTATAAATAAACAAAAGAATTCTAGAATTTACAGACCAAGTCTATTCGACTTTTTAGCACACAATGCGCTTATTTTCTACAAACACCAAGAAAGTAGAATTACAAAGCCTGCTTATAAATTTATAATTGATGATACAAAGTATTTATCGGCTTCAAATGAATTTGCTAATTTAAGAATTACATCTAAAGACACGTCTTCTCTAGAATTTAATGCTTTAAAACTATATCAAGAACTTATAAAATTTCATTTAAAAGACAAAGAACCTTATGCTTTAGCTGATGCTAATATTGAACGTTTAAATTTTGTAAAACAATATGCTACTTTTAGTGATAAAGACAACGTTTACATTGCTGCTCTTAAAACTGAAATTGAAAAACATAAAACACACGAAGTTTCTGCATTGTATAGTTTTCAATTAGCCTCTATTTATAATGCGCAAGGCTCGACTTACAACTCTGTAAATAATACAGATGTAAGATGGAAAATTAAAGAAGCCATTGCAATTTGCGATAAAGCAATTACTAAGTTTCCAAATAGTAAAGGTGCTGAGCAGTGTAGCGTCTTAAAGCAGCACATGGAAAACCCTAGTTTGCAAATTACAACAGAAGCTACACTTCCTATTCAAACAGAAGCAAGACTTTTAGTAACGTATAAAGAGTTGGAAGCTATTAACCTTTCGGCTTATAAACTGTCTGAAAAGCAATACAAAAAATTCACAAAAACGTACAGACGTGATGAACAAGAAACATTTATTGCAAAACTAGATCCATTTAAAAGCTGGGAAGCATCTCTTAAAAACGAAAAAGATTACCAGAGACATTCTACAGAAATCTCACTAGCTAAATTAGATAATGGTCGTTATATTATTACAGTTAATACTAAAGCTTTAAAAGAAAATTTCAAAGCACATACATTGGTTCAAATTACCAATATTGCACTATTGGAGTATGACGATGCTCAAAAAAAATATTTACAATTTATAGATAGAAATAATGGAGAACCTATTGCAAATGCTAAAGTTGAAATAGATTACACTTATGGAAACGACGAAGTAGAAACTGTAAACACAACTGCAGATTCTAATGGTAAACTAACCATTACTAAATCAAGCAAAAGGCATAACAGTGCTAATATAAAAATTGAAACTTCTAACGATGTTGCGCATTACTCTAATCTATATATAAATAATTATTATAGAGATCGCAATCAAGACGAAAAACCAAGATACAACACCTTTGTTTTTACAGACCGAAGTATATACAGACCAGGACAAACGGTTTATTTTAAAGGTATTTCTATAAAAACGGAAGACAACAAGTCTGAAGTACTTCCAAACCAAAACATAAAAGCTTTGCTTTCTAATGTTAATGGTGAAATTGTAAAAGAACTCGAATTAAACACAAACGACTATGGCTCTGTTGCAGGAGAATTTATACTGCCAGAAGGCGGTTTAACAGGTAACTTTTCTATTCGTTTGCAAGGCAAATATTCACATGGTGGTTATACTAATATTCAAGTTGAAGAATATAAACGCCCTAAATTCGAAACCAATTTTAAACCCATTACCGAAACAATAAAAGTTAACGATAGTGTAAAAGTTACAGGAGAGGCTTTAGCTTTTGCAGGATCTACTATTAGCGATGCAAAAGTGGTATATCGTGTAAAACGAAATGTGCAATATCCACGTTGGTATTATTGGAGACAACCTAATAACACTGTAGATCAAGGTCAAGAAATTACACAAGGCGAAACCACTACAGATGCTGCAGGAAATTACGAGATTACCTTTAAAGCCATTCCAGACGAAAGTGTAGACAAAGCAAGTCTACCCATTTTTAATTACGAAATTACTGCAGATGTTACAGATATTAATGGAGAAACACGAAGCGCAACAACAATTGTAAATGTTGGTTATCATTCCTTAACTGCAATTATTGGTATTGAAAACAGTTTGGACAAAACCAATAAAGACCATAAAATTACAATAGACACCAAAAATTTAAATGGTGAATTTGTGCCAGCAAGAGGGACGCTTAAAATCTATAAACTAAAGGCACCAAATAATGTGCTACGTCCAAGACCTTGGCTTGCTCCAGATTATCAAAATTTTACAGAAACCGAATTTAAACAACGTTTCCCTCACGAAGCATTTACAAACGAACACCAAACTGAAAACTGGGAAAAAGGAGCATTGGTTTTTGATAAAAAATTCGATACCGAAAAATCAAAAGATCTAGATTTAGGAACCATTAAAAAGTGGCTACCTGGAGAATACATTGTACTACTTGAAACCAAAGATAAATTTGGTCAAGCCGTAAAAGATGAAGCAAAAACGAGACTGTTTAGTGATAAAGACACTGTTTTAGCAGATAACCAATTGTTTCGTATTACAACAGATAAAGAGCAATACGCAACTAACGATACCGTAGAATTAACGCTAGCAACTGCGGCAAACGATATTTGGGTAACTGTAGACGTAGAAAAAGAACACAAAATTATTAAAACAGAAATTGTAAAATTAAATAGAAACAGTAAAACCATTCGTATTCCTGTAAGTTCTAAAGATCTTGGCGGTTTTGTAGTGCATTATAGTTTTGCCGCTTTTAATAGCTTTCATACTAATACGGTTAAAATAAATGTGCCTTATCCTAAAACCGATTTAGAAATTGAAACGCTAACATTTAGAGATAGGCTTCAACCTGGAACAGACGAGACTTGGAAGTTTAAAATAAAAGGACCTAAAGGCGATAAAGTAGCTGCAGAGCTTTTAGCAAGTATGTACGACGCGTCTTTAGACGAATTTAAACCTCACAGTTGGAATTTTAATCCTATTCATCGTGCAACGTATTACTCTCGTTTTAGACGTAATGCCTACAAGAGTTTTGGAAACACAGGTTTTAATGTGAATAGAGATGTTTCTTTTAAAAGCTATGCGCAACCGCAAAGTTATGACCAATTAAACTGGTTTGGACTTGATTTAAATAACAAATGGCAATACCAACAGTACTTGAGAAATCTACAGCAAAAAAGGACAGTTTCTACTTACAATAAAGATTTAAAAGCTGGAACTGTTACAGGTATCGTTTATGGTAATGATGGCCTACCACTTCCAGGAGTAAATATTGTTGTTGAAGGTGAAATCACAGGCACAACAACAGATTTTGATGGAGTTTTTACAATTTCAGTAAAAAAAGGAGACAAATTAATACTTACTTATGTTGGCATTACACACTCAATTGTTATTGATAAAGAAAACACCTTTAAAATTCATCTAAATGAAAACAATTTAGAGGAAGTTGTTGTTACTGCTATGGGAATGAAAAGGAGTAAACAAAGAATGGCCTCTGCTCCTAACCAAATGATTCAAGCTGATGAATTATCTCAATCTGTTAACTCAAACGTGGTTCAAGAATTAGAAGGTAAAGCTTCTGGTCTAGCTGTTGGCTATGCTAATAATGAAGCATGGAGTCCACAAAATGATGGAAATGAATACAACGAAAAAGAAAAAACAGATTTCAGTGGTGTTAAAATCCGTAAAAACCTTCAAGAAACAGCATTTTTCTTTCCGCAATTACAAACAAATGAAAAAGGAGAAGTTAGTTTTAGTTTTACAACTCCAGAAGCATTAACCAAATGGAAATTGCAATTGTTGGCGCATACTAAAACATTAGAAAACGCAACAACATCGCTAACAACAGTAACTCAAAAAGAATTGATGGTGCTACCAAATGTACCACGTTTTTTACGTCAAGGTGATCAAATTAAAATCTCAACTAAAATATCTAATCTTACTAAAAAAGAATTAGAAGGTGTTGCAGTGCTTCAGTTGTTCGATGCCTTATCGGGAGAATCTATAGATGGTAAATTATCTAACGCTTATAACGAGTTAGGATTCACTGTAGGTGCAAAAGGTAACACAAGTGTAACTTGGAGTATTGATGTAACGGACGATGTGCAAGCTATTCAATATAAAATAATAGCTAAATCTGGTAATTATAGCGATGGCGAACAAAATGCGCTACCTGTTTTAACCAATAGAATGTTAGTGACAGAAAGTTTACCAATGTGGATTAGAAGCAATCAAACAAAAACTTTTACCTTAGATAAGTTAAAAAACAATGCCTCAACAACACTTAAAAACCATAAATTAACGTTAGAAATGACTAGTAATCCAGCTTGGTACGCTGTACAAGCATTACCATATTTAATGGAATATCCTTACGAGTGTAACGAGCAAACCTTCTCACGTTTTTATGCAAATGCGCTAGCTAGCCATATTGCAAACTCGAATCCTAGAATTCAAGAAGTGTTTAACCAATGGAAAAACACAGATGCTTTATTAAGTAACTTAGAAAAAAATCAAGAATTAAAATCTATTTTAATTCAAGAAACACCTTGGTTACGAGATGCGCAAAGTGAAACCGAACAAAAAAAACGTATTGCGTTGTTATTCGATTTAAATAAAATGAATAACGAATTGTCACGTGCTAAAAACAAACTAGAACAAAACCAAATGTCTAGTGGTGCTTGGTCTTGGTTTGGCGATTATCGTCCAAATAGATATATCACTCAACATATTATTACTGGCTTTGGACACTTGAAGAAGCTTGAAGTAACTTCAAACGCTTCAGAAACAGCCTTAATGATTGATAAAGCTTTAAATTATCTTGATGATGAATTTGTTAAAGAATACAAAGACATTAGAAAATATGATAAAGATGCCGATTTAAATACTGATAGACTAAGTTACACGCAATTACACTATTTATACATGCGAAGTTTCTTCCCAGAGAAGAAACCAAATAAAGAAGTTAGTGAGATTATGGACTATTACCATTCTCAAATTAAAAGCTATTGGTTAAAAAGATCATTATATGCAAAAGGTATGATGGCTTTGGTTGCACATAGAAATAAAGATGAGGCAACTTCTGCTAAAATTTTAAACTCTTTAAAAGAAACGAGTATTACTAGCGAAGAATTAGGCATGTATTGGAAAGCAAATACAAATTCGTGGTATTGGTATCAAGCACCAATTGAAACGCAAGCGTTAATGATTGAAGCTTTTTCTGAAGCTGGAACGACTATTCAAAACGAAGCGAAGAATCTAGCAACAATAGATGAGCTTAAAATTTGGTTGCTAAAAAACAAGCAAACCAATCGTTGGAAAACTACAAAAGCAACTACAGATGCTGTTTATGCTTTATTGCTTCAAGGAAGTGACTGGCTAAGTGTTACAGATATGGTAGAAGTAATAGTTGGAAACAATCCTATTGAGCCTTCAAAATTGGAGGCAGTAAAAGTAGAAGCTGGAACCGGTTATTACAAAACAGCTTGGAATGGTTCTGAAATTACACCAGAAATGGCTGATGTTAAAATCACCAAAAAAGGAAATGGTATTGCTTGGGGAAGTTTGTACTGGCAGTATTTCGAGGATTTAGATAAAATCACCTCAGCTGAAACACCTTTAAAACTGAAGAAAAAACTCTTCAAAAAAACAAATACAGATAAAGGTGAAGTAATTACAGATATTACTAAAGACACCAAGCTTAAAGTTGGAGATTTAGTTAGAGTACGCATAGAATTAAGAAGTGATCGTGCAATGGAATTTGTACACATGAAAGATATGCGAGCTGCTGGTTTAGAGCCTGTAAACGTATTGTCTAGTTACAAATACCAAGATGGCTTAGGCTATTATGAAGCTACAAAAGATGCGTCAACTAACTTCTTTTTCGATTATCTACCTAAAGGTATTTATGTTTTTGAATACGATTTACGTGTTAGTAATGCAGGAAATATGAGTAATGGTATTACAACAATCCAGAGTATGTATGCTCCTGAATATAGTAGCCATAGTGAAGGTGTTAGGATTACGGTTGAGTAAACAAAATAATAAGTAGCAATAAAAAAATGGAAGCTAAAATAGAATTTTAGTCTCAATTATTATTATATATTTAGCTCTCTTAAACACAAAACATGAAAAAAAAATTAACTATTGCATTATTCTTCTTTATCACTTTATCTTTTTCACAAGACTTCTCTGTTACTAAGAGTAGCATATTTAAAGACAAGAAAAAAAACTCATACCTATCTTTTGCCTTGGAAGCAGATAATGGCGGAATCGTTACAATTAGAGAATACCGTAAAGGTATGTTTCAAAAACTTAAAGGGTATTACATACAATGTTTCGACTCTAAATTAAAACTAATAAAAGAGATTGATTACGAAGTAAAAGACAAAAGAATTGAGAATGCATTTTTAAAGGATGGCACATTACATCTTATAGAAATTGAAAGTAAAAAGAAAGAAGATAAAATAGCTATCAATGTATCTTCAGCTAGCTTAAAAAGCCTCAGCTTTAGCACGAAAAAATTACTATCTTTTTCCGAAGATAATATCAAACAATACTTTGGAGTGGTACTCTTTCCTTTTTTTATTAATAACGGATTTAATCAGATAGATGGAAACCATATGGGAGAAATTGTATTTTCTGAAAACAAGAAATTCTTCGCAATTAATTTTGACTTCAAAAGCAAAGAAAAAGAAACTCATAAAATCTTTGTTTATAATGACAATTTTGAGAAAATTTATGATAAGCTAATTGTAAAAGATATTAAAGACAAGTTATTTGAATACAATAGCTTTGAGGTAGATGATCTAGATGGCACTACTTACTTCTTAGGAAAAGCTTACGAGAATAATTCTAATAAAACGAAGAAAAAAGGAAAAGTAAATTATCACTACGAGCTTAATAGAATCGATAAAGATGGAGAAAAAAACATTAGCTTTAAAACTGCTAACAAATTTGTTGAATCTTTATATTTAGTAAAAAACGAAAATAAGTTAGCCTGTGTTGGGTTTTATGGAAACGAAAAAGAACATAAAATTAATGGCGTTTGTCTTTTTGATTTAAACGCTAATACACTAGAAAAGAACTTTAGTAAGTTTAATGATTTTTCTAGTGAATTTTTAAATGATAAATATGGTAATAAAGAAGGTCGCAAAAAAAGAAAGAAAGATAAGGGTATAAAAAATATAGATTTTAAAAGTGTCGATATTATGGATAACGATGACATTGTTATTAATGCTGAAGAATTTTATATTACCACACACACCATGACGGGAGCTAATGGCTCAATGAGTACACGTACAGTATATCATTACAATGATATTATGGCAATGCGTTTAGAAAAAAATGGCAACTTAAAATGGGCAAGAAATATTAATAAAGCACAAACCGGTACCTTAACAAGTTCTTTTACAACTTTATCTATAAATGGTTCAACACATTTTTTTATAAACTGTTCTGATAAAATCAAGAAATTAAGTGCAGATAGAATTTCTTTTAAACAAACCTCTTCTAAAAAATCTAATTTATATGTCATCTCTATTGATGAAAATGGAGACTTTACTTATAAAAAATTAGTTGATGATAAGGATTCTAAAGTTTACTATAAAGTAAGAAACGGTATTGCTAACTCAGAAAAACAAAGTGTGTTTTTACTTGGAGAAAAGAAAAAAAACGGACAAATATTGAAACTTGAATTAAAATAATATTCAAAAAATTAAAGTAACAATTAAGTTGCAAAAGCCTTCAAAAAATTAATATTGAAGGCTTTTTATGTTAGTAATTAAACATATTACGACTATATATACTGGTAATATGTTTAATTACTAACCAAAAATCGATAATTATGAATCCAAAAGTATTTATGATTCTAAGAATTTTACTAGGAATCTTCGTTTTAATCTTCGGAATAAACAAATTTTTAAATTTTTTACCAGCTCCAGAAGGTATGAGTGCTGATGCAGGCGCATATTTTGGCGCATTGGTAAACTCAAAAACCATGGCTTTAGTAGCTATAGTAGAAATAGTTGCTGGTCTAGCATTAATCTTCAATAAATTTGGAGCATTAATGGCTATTATATTAATGAGTGTATCTATAAATGCAGTATTATTTCACGCTGTTTTAGACTCTGCTAATATAGCTCCAGCTTTAGCTTTATTAGCATTAAATATTGTAGCTTTAATAGGCTACAAACACAAATACAAATATTTACTAAGTTAATTTTGTAGTAAACCTTTCGGTCATCTTAAAAAAGCCTTTCAGAATTTAATTTTGAAAGGTTTTTTAATTTTTAACTCACTATATTTGTAACGTGATACAATTAGCAACATTTTTATTTATTGGAGGCCCAGAAATGATTTTAATTATACTAGCTATAATTATGATATTTGGCGCCAAAAACATTCCTGAGATAGCTCGAGGTTTAGGCAAAGGTATGCGTATGCTTAAAGATGCTAGTAATGATATTAAAACCGAAATCACCAAAACTGCAGAGAAACAAGGCTTAGACACAAGCATTACAAAAGATGTGCAAGAAGAGCTAAAAAAAGTTAAAGACGAGTTTG includes these proteins:
- a CDS encoding twin-arginine translocase TatA/TatE family subunit, yielding MIQLATFLFIGGPEMILIILAIIMIFGAKNIPEIARGLGKGMRMLKDASNDIKTEITKTAEKQGLDTSITKDVQEELKKVKDEFEDFTGSISRKM
- the murC gene encoding UDP-N-acetylmuramate--L-alanine ligase, whose translation is MNVHFIAIGGSAMHNLALALHNKGYQVTGSDDTIFEPSKSRLEAKGLLPEVFGWFPEKITASLDAIVLGMHAKKDNPELLKAQELGLKIYSYPEFLYEQSKHKTRVVIGGSHGKTTITSMILHVMHYHDRDVDYMVGAQLEGFDVMVKLTEDNDFIVLEGDEYLSSPIDRRPKFHLYKPNIALLSGIAWDHINVFPTYENYVEQFSIFVDSIVQGGSINYNIEDAEVKRVVEASENQIRKLAYKTPEYTVENGETLLETPEGPLPIEVFGKHNLNNLAGAKWICQHMGIDEDDFYEAISTFKGASKRLEKIAESKTSVAYKDFAHSPSKVEATTNAVKEQYANRTLVACLELHTYSSLNAEFLKEYKGALDAADVAVVFYSPHAVEIKKLEEVTHEQIANAFQRDDLIIYTNPEEFKDFLFSQNFDDKALLLMSSGNYGGLDFEALKALIE
- a CDS encoding tetratricopeptide repeat protein — translated: MKSVLFLLLFSPLFLIGQTSLLDAETLIVSKKFSHAETILTSYIKANPNDLKATELLGDAYGHQKKWDEAIKQYKQLVEGKPTEASFQYKYGGALGMKALTISKLKALGIIGDVKSAFLKAAELDPKHIDARWALVELYMQLPGIIGGSKSKSFKYANELEALSKVDGYLAKGYIYEYDDEPELAEEFYKKAIKEGGSITCYDKLTKLYEKEGKSIEAIANLEAAHVKHNRNAMHYQIGKVCSDYNVQLEKGEFCLKVYIDNYSARDGVPKAWAYYRLAKIYRHKKDKAEAFIWINKAIADLPKIDVFKEEKEAINNL
- a CDS encoding alpha-2-macroglobulin, with product MNKLLTILMIILFANTSFSQNNNYSKLWNDVENFEVEGLPKSALKALEKIEVKAKAENNSPQLIKIMLFKSKFMLTLEEDAQLNIIDAFKAEIKISKAPTKNVLENVLATLYWQYFQQNRWKFYNRTKTNDKVDTIDFRTWDLETLFEEVHLHYKNSLDNGLILQQTNLKDFDVIINKQKNSRIYRPSLFDFLAHNALIFYKHQESRITKPAYKFIIDDTKYLSASNEFANLRITSKDTSSLEFNALKLYQELIKFHLKDKEPYALADANIERLNFVKQYATFSDKDNVYIAALKTEIEKHKTHEVSALYSFQLASIYNAQGSTYNSVNNTDVRWKIKEAIAICDKAITKFPNSKGAEQCSVLKQHMENPSLQITTEATLPIQTEARLLVTYKELEAINLSAYKLSEKQYKKFTKTYRRDEQETFIAKLDPFKSWEASLKNEKDYQRHSTEISLAKLDNGRYIITVNTKALKENFKAHTLVQITNIALLEYDDAQKKYLQFIDRNNGEPIANAKVEIDYTYGNDEVETVNTTADSNGKLTITKSSKRHNSANIKIETSNDVAHYSNLYINNYYRDRNQDEKPRYNTFVFTDRSIYRPGQTVYFKGISIKTEDNKSEVLPNQNIKALLSNVNGEIVKELELNTNDYGSVAGEFILPEGGLTGNFSIRLQGKYSHGGYTNIQVEEYKRPKFETNFKPITETIKVNDSVKVTGEALAFAGSTISDAKVVYRVKRNVQYPRWYYWRQPNNTVDQGQEITQGETTTDAAGNYEITFKAIPDESVDKASLPIFNYEITADVTDINGETRSATTIVNVGYHSLTAIIGIENSLDKTNKDHKITIDTKNLNGEFVPARGTLKIYKLKAPNNVLRPRPWLAPDYQNFTETEFKQRFPHEAFTNEHQTENWEKGALVFDKKFDTEKSKDLDLGTIKKWLPGEYIVLLETKDKFGQAVKDEAKTRLFSDKDTVLADNQLFRITTDKEQYATNDTVELTLATAANDIWVTVDVEKEHKIIKTEIVKLNRNSKTIRIPVSSKDLGGFVVHYSFAAFNSFHTNTVKINVPYPKTDLEIETLTFRDRLQPGTDETWKFKIKGPKGDKVAAELLASMYDASLDEFKPHSWNFNPIHRATYYSRFRRNAYKSFGNTGFNVNRDVSFKSYAQPQSYDQLNWFGLDLNNKWQYQQYLRNLQQKRTVSTYNKDLKAGTVTGIVYGNDGLPLPGVNIVVEGEITGTTTDFDGVFTISVKKGDKLILTYVGITHSIVIDKENTFKIHLNENNLEEVVVTAMGMKRSKQRMASAPNQMIQADELSQSVNSNVVQELEGKASGLAVGYANNEAWSPQNDGNEYNEKEKTDFSGVKIRKNLQETAFFFPQLQTNEKGEVSFSFTTPEALTKWKLQLLAHTKTLENATTSLTTVTQKELMVLPNVPRFLRQGDQIKISTKISNLTKKELEGVAVLQLFDALSGESIDGKLSNAYNELGFTVGAKGNTSVTWSIDVTDDVQAIQYKIIAKSGNYSDGEQNALPVLTNRMLVTESLPMWIRSNQTKTFTLDKLKNNASTTLKNHKLTLEMTSNPAWYAVQALPYLMEYPYECNEQTFSRFYANALASHIANSNPRIQEVFNQWKNTDALLSNLEKNQELKSILIQETPWLRDAQSETEQKKRIALLFDLNKMNNELSRAKNKLEQNQMSSGAWSWFGDYRPNRYITQHIITGFGHLKKLEVTSNASETALMIDKALNYLDDEFVKEYKDIRKYDKDADLNTDRLSYTQLHYLYMRSFFPEKKPNKEVSEIMDYYHSQIKSYWLKRSLYAKGMMALVAHRNKDEATSAKILNSLKETSITSEELGMYWKANTNSWYWYQAPIETQALMIEAFSEAGTTIQNEAKNLATIDELKIWLLKNKQTNRWKTTKATTDAVYALLLQGSDWLSVTDMVEVIVGNNPIEPSKLEAVKVEAGTGYYKTAWNGSEITPEMADVKITKKGNGIAWGSLYWQYFEDLDKITSAETPLKLKKKLFKKTNTDKGEVITDITKDTKLKVGDLVRVRIELRSDRAMEFVHMKDMRAAGLEPVNVLSSYKYQDGLGYYEATKDASTNFFFDYLPKGIYVFEYDLRVSNAGNMSNGITTIQSMYAPEYSSHSEGVRITVE
- a CDS encoding DoxX family membrane protein; the protein is MNPKVFMILRILLGIFVLIFGINKFLNFLPAPEGMSADAGAYFGALVNSKTMALVAIVEIVAGLALIFNKFGALMAIILMSVSINAVLFHAVLDSANIAPALALLALNIVALIGYKHKYKYLLS